The following are encoded in a window of Desulforegulaceae bacterium genomic DNA:
- a CDS encoding P-loop NTPase, giving the protein MKIITITSGKGGAGKTNIAVNLAVSLASQGYKTCLFDADIGLANVNILMGLASSINLEDVISGKKKLKEIIIKNWNKIDIIPGSSGVEQFEFIDKKTLGSLLNQFSNLKGYDYIIIDTGAGISREVISFCLASSFLVLAIVPEPTSLTDAYSLLKVLKFNGYKNRVNIIVNRCKNLNLGKKVFEKFNLTVSKYIKLDLRYLGMIPEDERVSDSVSSQSPFFIKYPDSPASEAVNEITKFILKSEHESPHETKTFDSFIKNCSDFFQSSLKLVKQSSGKNNSEIRKQPKKTSDKNKFKPDEEINKIEALGLLKKFVENTDKISNELEIIKKILLDNKPQPETSFSNIPEPEENNEPPILTLDFEKFVNKRQ; this is encoded by the coding sequence TTGAAAATAATCACAATAACAAGCGGAAAAGGCGGAGCAGGAAAAACAAATATAGCGGTTAATCTTGCTGTCTCACTAGCCTCACAAGGATATAAAACCTGCCTTTTTGATGCAGACATAGGTCTTGCAAATGTAAATATTTTAATGGGACTTGCTTCTTCCATTAATTTGGAAGACGTAATTTCCGGCAAAAAGAAACTAAAAGAAATAATAATAAAAAACTGGAACAAAATAGATATAATTCCGGGAAGCTCTGGCGTTGAGCAATTTGAATTTATTGATAAAAAAACCCTTGGCAGTCTTTTGAACCAATTTTCCAACCTAAAGGGCTATGATTATATTATTATAGATACAGGAGCAGGAATATCCAGGGAGGTTATTTCATTTTGCCTTGCCTCATCTTTTCTTGTTCTTGCAATTGTTCCAGAGCCTACATCCCTTACAGACGCATATTCCCTTTTGAAAGTGCTTAAATTCAACGGTTACAAAAACAGGGTCAATATAATTGTAAACAGATGCAAAAACTTAAATTTAGGTAAAAAGGTTTTTGAAAAATTTAATCTAACTGTTTCCAAATATATAAAGCTTGATCTCAGATATCTTGGAATGATCCCAGAAGATGAGCGAGTTTCTGATTCTGTTTCAAGCCAGTCCCCTTTTTTTATCAAATACCCCGACAGCCCTGCCTCTGAAGCAGTAAATGAAATTACAAAATTTATTTTAAAATCAGAGCATGAATCCCCCCATGAGACAAAGACCTTTGATTCTTTTATAAAAAACTGTTCTGATTTTTTTCAAAGCAGTCTCAAACTTGTCAAACAGTCTTCTGGAAAAAACAATTCAGAAATAAGAAAACAACCCAAAAAAACTTCTGATAAAAACAAATTTAAACCCGATGAAGAAATAAATAAAATTGAAGCCCTAGGGCTTTTAAAAAAATTTGTTGAAAATACAGATAAAATTTCAAATGAACTGGAAATTATCAAAAAAATTTTATTAGACAATAAACCTCAACCTGAAACTTCTTTTTCAAATATACCCGAACCTGAAGAAAACAATGAACCGCCAATTCTAACTTTGGATTTTGAAAAATTTGTAAATAAAAGACAATAA